Proteins found in one Magnolia sinica isolate HGM2019 chromosome 5, MsV1, whole genome shotgun sequence genomic segment:
- the LOC131245520 gene encoding mannan endo-1,4-beta-mannosidase 2-like: MVAGNGLLFPVLGFASCIAFIYMSVGDLRFHFQQPKYGFVERNGTQFFLDGKAFYVNGWNSYWLMDQAVEDFSRPRVRAMLQAGEKMGLSVCRTWGFNDGAYNALQISPGRFDERVFKALDWVIAEARQHGIRLIFSLVNNLQQFGGKTQYVKWALDEGIGLSSSNDSFFFDPSIRQHFKTYLKKVLTRKNSITGIEYRNDPTIFAWELINEPRCTSDASGDTLQDWIEEMAGFVKSIDKNHLLTVGLEGFYGPTSPGKLSANPGEWASAVGTDFIRNNKISSIDFASVHVYPDHWIMDQELEDQLRFVYKWVNSHIDDGDRELGKPVLFAEFGLSNKNKNFKPSHRDTFYRSVYDIIYKSARKHRSGAGAFPWQFMVGGMEEYNDDNGIIPWERPSMYTLITEQSCRLAALQHGQDRSKGSSEEVC; encoded by the exons ATGGTTGCAGGCAATGGGCTGCTTTTCCCTGTTCTTGGCTTTGCATCCTGTATTGCATTCATTTACATGTCTGTGGGGGATTTGAGGTTTCATTTCCAGCAACCTAAGTATGGGTTTGTGGAGAGGAATGGGACCCAGTTCTTTTTAGATGGGAAGGCTTTCTATGTGAACGGTTGGAATTCCTACTGGCTGATGGACCAAGCTGTGGAGGATTTCAGCAGGCCCAGGGTCAGGGCCATGCTTCAAGCTGGTGAAAAGATGGGTCTCTCTGTTTGTAGGACTTGGGGTTTCAATGATGGGGCGTACAATGCTCTTCAGATCTCACCCGGTCGATTCGATGAGCGTGTCTTCAAG gCGTTGGATTGGGTTATTGCGGAAGCACGGCAACATGGCATCAGGTTGATTTTTAGCTTAGTCAATAACTTGCAACAATTTGGTGGGAAGACTCAGTATGTCAAGTGGGCATTGGATGAGGGCATTGGTTTGAGTTCTTCTAACGACTCGTTCTTCTTCGATCCATCCATTCGCCAGCATTTCAAGACTTACCTGAAG AAAGTATTGACGAGGAAAAACAGTATCACCGGCATTGAGTACCGAAATGACCCTACCATCTTTGCATGGGAGTTAATTAATGAACCCCGCTGTACATCTGATGCTTCAGGCGATACTCTTCAA GATTGGATTGAAGAAATGGCGGGATTTGTAAAATCAATCGACAAAAACCATCTATTGACAGTTGGACTTGAAGGGTTTTATGGCCCAACTAGCCCGGGGAAGTTGAGTGCGAACCCTGGAGAATGGGCAAGTGCAGTCGGAACTGATTTCATTCGCAACAACAAAATCTCAAGCATTGATTTCGCCTCTGTTCATGTCTATCCTGATCACTG GATTATGGATCAAGAACTCGAAGACCAACTTAGATTCGTCTACAAATGGGTGAATTCTCACATCGACGATGGAGACAGAGAACTTGGAAAGCCTGTCTTGTTTGCAGAATTCGGGCTGTCAAACAAAAACAAGAACTTCAAACCATCTCATCGTGATACATTTTACAGATCTGTTTACGACATAATCTACAAGTCAGCGAGGAAACACAGATCTGGGGCTGGGGCCTTTCCTTGGCAATTCATGGTTGGAGGTATGGAAGAGTACAATGACGATAACGGTATCATCCCATGGGAGAGGCCATCCATGTATACACTCATAACAGAACAGTCATGTCGGTTGGCAGCGCTCCAACATGGGCAAGATCGGTCAAAGGGGAGCTCAGAAGAAGTATGTTAA